In Clostridia bacterium, the genomic stretch ATGCGCCGTAATAATCGGAGAACGGCTGATGAAGCAGCATCAGATCTATATAATCCGTCTTTAGTTTTTTAAGCGACTCCGAAACGGATCTTTTGCAGGCGTCATACCCGTAATGCTCCAGCCATACCTTCGTAGTCAAAAAAATATCCTCTCTCTTTACGCCCGATTTTTCAATGGCAGAGCCGACTTCTTCTTCGTTGAAGTAGCTTTGCGCCGTATCAATGCTGCGATAACCGGCCCTTAATGCATCGAGAACACACCTCTCACATTCGTCTTTCGTCACTTGGTACACACCGTAACCCAAAATCGGCATTTTTATTCCGTTTGAAAGCGTTACATACTCCATTGTAAAAAGCCTCCTTGAAAATTATTTATTCTTTTGTCAATTTTGATTATAATAAAAAAAGACTCCTAAAGGAGTCTTTTTTCGGAACACAGCTTATACCTAAAGGTATAAACTACGTTATCTCTTTTATTGCGTTAAGGAACTGTGTTACCTTTCTGTCGGGCGATCTTGAATACAAAAGACCGTAAGACATATCATATTTCCACCCCATGCGTACCGTTTTTAACAGCGGATGCACCGTTTTCCATCGCTCTACGGTTATAAGCAGCCTGCCTTTGTTTTCGCATTCGTTGAAAACTCCTGTGTTATACAGCGGAAAGTCGATGATCTTTATCTGTGGATGCCTGCTTTTCAGGTATTCTCTCAGCTCATCCATGCATCCCATGCTTCCCGGGGCAAGCATCATGAGCTCTTCGCCGTACAGATCCTTTAAAGACAGACGTTTCTTTGCGGCAAGCGGATGATTTACGGAGAAAGCAACGCAAAGCTTTTCCCTTGAAAGCTCTATGCCGCTGCATTCTCTGTAGTCGAGCAGACGCTCGTCAAAAATGCCCGATACCACGTCGATATTCTCTCCTAAGTTTTTCAAAATCATCCTTGCATTCTGCGGCGTATTGTCAAACGGCACAAGCTGAAATTTCAGCTTAGGCAAAAGAACGGAAAGCTTGGGCCAAAGCTCAATAAGCACCCAGGCAGGCGTCATAGGCGACGTTCCTATTCGTATTATATCGGTTTCATGCTCCATGGCCAAAACTGCGTTGTGCGCAGCCTCCATGCTTTTCTTTATGATCTCTGGCGCGTCCGCCTTTAAGGATTCTCCCGCTTTTGTAAGCTTAAGCCCCCTGTGCGTCCGTTCAAACAGACGAACGCCGAGGTCGCTTTCAAGAAGGTTTATCTGCTTTATCACGGCGGACGGCGTAATAAAACCAGCGGCCGCCGCTTTTGAAAAACTGCCAAGCTCTGCCACGCGAAGAAATACGTCCAAATGCGGGTCGTACAGCATTTATCTTGCCCCCGTTTTGTTGTTAATGTAATTTATACTAAATTAAGTATATCAAAAAATGCGTCATTTTTCAAATACACGCCCCTGTTTCCGAAAGCTTATATTCTCCACGAAAACATAAAGCGGCATGGACCGTATGCTCATGCCGCTTACAAAACCGCGCGTCTTCAGTCGCAGTCGTTAAAAAAATAAGAGATTATCACGATTATTATAAATATCCACAGCACGTTGTTCTGGTCAAGCCAGTTGTTTTTGCAACTCATAAGTGTATATCCCTCCGGCAAATATAATTCTTTCGTCCGGATCTTCCGGCCTTCGCTATATAATACGGCGCAGCTCTTTATTTTGTGACCGATCCGGAGTATAATCGTATCGGGTGATGAATTATGAACGATGCAACGCTTATAAAAAACGCGCAAAATTTTGATATAAAGCAGATATTTGAATGCGGACAGGCGTTCCGCTTCGATCCGTCGCCAAACGGCGGATATGAGGGCGTGGCTTTCGGGCAATATCTTCATGTGACGCAGTCGGACGAAGGCGTTTTGATACATGCGCCGAAAAGCGAGTACGACGCGATATGGCGCGCATATTTCGATGTTGACCGAGATTATCAAAAGATCATAGACGCGCTGTCGCGCGACGACGACATAATGCGCGCCGCCTCGGCCTTCGGCAGCGGCATCCGCGTTTTAAATCAGGATACGTTCGAGTGCCTTATCTCGTTCATCATTTCGCAAAGCAATAATATCCCCCGCATAAAGGGCATAATCGAGCGGCTGTGCGAAAACTTCGGAGAGAAGATATTCGCCCCCGACGGGCGTGCGTTCTATACATTCCCCACTCTCGAACGCTTAAGCGAAGCGTCTACAGACGACTTAGGCGTCATACGTGCCGGCTTTCGGGCTAAATATATAAAGGACGCACTTGATAAAATAAACGCGGGCGACGTAGACCTTTCATCGCTTAAGACGAAGGACGCGCTCGAAGGACGCGAGGAGCTTAAAAAGATAAACGGCGTAGGCGACAAGGTGGCGAACTGCGTGCTTTTATTCGGCGCAGGCAAGGTAGACGCCTTCCCTGTCGATACGTGGATAAAAAAGGCCATATTGAAATTCTACGGCGGCCGCAATTTCGACCCCGCTATGTTCGCGCCTTACTGCGGCCTTGCCCAACAGTATCTTTTCTACTATGCGAGAGAGAACAAAATATAAGAAAAATTCTTTGGTTTTTCCTGATAAATTATTTAGAAAAAACATGAGCTTTTCGGGTGGTTTTCGATTAAAATCACGAAAAGCTCGTTTTTTCACTTTTATGGCCAAAAAAGTGTTGATTATCTTCTTTCATAACGATATATTATTTTTAATAAGTAAAAATCCATTTTATTTTTGCAAAATAAAAAAATATATATTTTTAAGGGGGATAAAAATGACAACACCACAAATCATTGCTCTCGTCGTGTTTATTCTCGTTATGGCCGCCATAGTATCGGAAAAGATACATCGTGCCGCAGCGGCTATCGCCGGCGCGATAATCCTTATCTTCTTCGGTATTATCGACTTTAATGAAAGTCTCGGCTTTATCGACTTTAACACGCTGGGCGTACTCATCGGCATGATGACCTTCGTCGGAGTAGTCAAGGAATCGGGACTGTTTGAATTCCTTGCTATAAAATCGGCAAAGATTGCAAAGGGCAAGCCATGGCGCATCATGGTAATATTCATTATCATTACTGCGGTGCTCTCGGCGCTTCTCGATAACGTAACGACCGTACTGCTCATCGGTCCCATGACGCTCACTATATGCGCTATGCTTGAGATAAACCCCGTGCCGTTCTTAATGACGCAGATACTCGCGTCTAACGTCGGCGGTACGGCGACGCTCATCGGCGACCCGCCGAATATCATGATAGGCAGCGCGGCAAACCTCTCGTTCGGCGACTTTATCGTAAACCTTACGCCCGCAGTAGTAGTTATACTCGTCGTGTTCATTCTCATCTTCAAGTTTATGTACGGACGCAAGATGAAGGTGACCGAAGAAGCTATGTCAAGCGTTATGCAGCTTGACGAGAAAAAAGCGATTAAGGATCGTCCTCTCTTTATCAAGAGCGTTGTTATGATCGTCATCGTAGTTGCGGGCTTCGTGCTCCACGGCTCTATCGGCGTAAGCTCGTCGGTAGTCGCTCTTACCGCAGCGGCAGTAATGCTCATTATCGGCAAGCAGGAAGTAGAGCACATCCTCTGCTCCATCGAATGGCCGACCATACTTTTCTTCGTAGGCCTCTTCGTAGTAGTAGGCGGCATGGAGAAGGTCGGCATTATCACCGCACTTGCAAACTTCCTTATGGATGCAACGCACGGCGAAATGGTAGTAGCTATGATACTCATCGTTATCGTTTCCGCGGTAGTTTCCGCGATACTCGACAATATTCCCTTCGTTGCGACTATGATACCTGTTATCATAACGATGGAGGCAAGCGGCATGGACGTTATGCCTCTTTGGTGGGCGCTCTCCCTGGGCGCATGCCTCGGCGGCAACGGTACGCTCATCGGCGCGTCGGCAAACGTCGTGCTCTCCGGTATTTCGAAGCGCGAGGGTTACCCGATAACGTTCATAAGCTTCTTAAAGATCGGCTTCCCCATGATGCTCGTTTCCGTAGCGATAGCTGCCGTTTACCTAGTGATCCGCTTCTGATAATACTGTAAAAGGAGATGCTTTTAAATGCCCAATAACGTAAGACTCGACAACGCCGCATTCGACGGCATGGCTACAGAAATGGCGCTTCGTCAATTAGGCGGCGCAGACATAAAAAAAATGATAGGCCAGCAGTTTCAGATAGACTTTCCGCTTGAGGACGGCTACAAATTAAGATACGTATATACGATAAACACGAATAACGCGCTCTTTTTGCAGCGCCTTCTGCCCTATGCGATGCGTCCCGAAAAGTTTGCAACGCAGAAGGAGCTCATAAAGTATATAAAGGACGACGTAAATCAGTTCAAAAACGCGCAGAAGAGCAAGAACTTCGCCTCTTTCGTTACCGCTTTAAACAAGCTTCACGAGCTTGCATACAGCGCTGAGGACACGTTCTTAAACTTCAACGTGGACGCGGCAAAGGTACAGTACCTCACCTCCACGATTGAAACGCTGCTCTCCGACATGGAAGCAACGCAGAGTGCATCCGACAAAATCGTACTCGACGAAAAGGAATAAGATAATACGAAAGCCCCCGCGGAACGTCCGCGGGGGCTTATTTTGTTTGGGATAACTTTTGTTGGGGAAAAAAGTATACTTTTTTCCCCACCTTTTTATGGTAAAACAATAGGAAAACGAGGGAAAAACGGGCTTTTTCCTGTCGAAGAACAGTAAAGAGAATTAAAAAACGGGGGCCGAAAACACTGCTTTTTTGCGGATCTGCGTTATAACAGCCCTTTTGGAGACACGGTAAGGTAAAAGCTGTCGTCTTGCGTATAAGAGAAACGGCGCGGCAATTCGCACCCACTCTCCGGCCGCCCCAAGACGCGGCGATCCGTATTCCCCAGCGCCATCCCGTGCGCCTCCGTCCTTTGTCATCCTGGGCTTCTTTTCAGTGTCATCCTGAGCGAAGCGAAGGATCTTTCGGCATTAAGACTCTTCGGCGCTTTGCGCCTCGACAGTGACATAGGGAGCAGGCTGATCTAAAAAAACGGAAAACAACGGCGAAGTATTCGCGTTAATATAGATAAATAAAGCAAGAAAGGAATGAGCAATTTTGAAAAAGAAAGCATTGAGCCTTATCGTGGCGATAGTCATGGTCATAACCATGCTGCCCGTGATGGGCTTGGCGGCAGACACGCCGCCGGCAGTGAACATCACGTCTATAAGCTATGCAGACGGCGCGGTCAGCCTCGCTTGGCAGCCGCAGGACGGCGTGGACGGATACCGCGTATACCGTAAGACAGGCAGCAGCAAATGGACCGTTATACTTTCGGCGACAACCGCTACATCGTATACCGATACAACGGCAGAAGGCGGCACGACGTACAGCTACACGATTCGTTCCTATGTTGGCAGCACGTACAGCACCGGCTACAACGCTACGGCGAAGACGATAACTGTTCTGGAGCCTCCTCCGACAGAGGGACTGATATTTGATGCGTCCACCGGCACGGTAACGGGTGTAGAGGACAAAAGCATAACTACACTTGTTATTCCCAAAATGATAGACGGCGCAGCCGTGACGAGAATTGGCGACTATGCGTTCTCCGACTGCACCGGCCTTATGTCCGTGACGATACCGTCGACCGTTGCGAGCATCGGCGAGTTTGCGTTCGCGTGGTGCGAAAGTCTTACGTCTGTGACTATACCCGAAGGCGTGACGAGCATTGGCAATAATGCGTTCTCCGACTGCACCGCCCTTACGTCGGTGACTATACCGTCAAGCGTGACGAGTATTGGCAGCAGCGCGTTCTACGGCTGCAGCGGTCTTACGTCTATAAGTGTTGCATCGGGGAATACTGCGTATACTTCCGTAAACGGTGTCTTATTCACAAAAGATAAAAAAACGATTGTGACATATCCGGCAGGCAAAAGCGGAGCGTATACTATACCGTCCGGCGTGACGAGCATAGGCAACGGTGCATTTAACGGCTGCAACGATCTCGCTTCGGTGACGATACCGTCGAGCGTGACGAAAATAGGCGACTATGCGTTCTATACCTGCGACGGTCTTAAAGACGTATACTACACAGGCACTCAATCTGAGTGGCAGAGCATAAGCATAGATTCATATAACGACCCCCTCACCAAAGCCACCATCCACTACAACAGCGCAAACTAACCCCGCCCCAACGCAAAAAAGCCCCCGCGGAATACCCGCGGGGGCTTTAACTTTCACATGATCCAAACAGAGCTACGCATCGCGGGACACTTCCTTTAGCATCCCTTCTCTTTTCTCCATCTCCACTATATTTATGATCCAGCCGGCGTATTTAAGCGCATTTTCCTCGTCGTCGCTGCCGCGCGCATCCGAAAACTTGTTATAGATGCTCACGACCTCGTTTACCAAAAAATGATATTCATATACGAACTTGCGCGCCTGCTTTTTTATTATCCGTGTTCTCTTTTGCCGATCAGAGCAGCGAAAACGAATCCTTTACGGCTTGCTTACATCGAAGAATTTTTAGTTATATTATAGGTTGATTTTTGCCTAACTTGTGGTATGCTATATGTGGAGGCGATATTTATGACGATCGATACCGGTGCCATCGTGACGGCGACCGAGGCAAATCAGAACTTTTCCCGCGTTGCAAAACTGGCAGAGAAGAAAGGCCGCGTCGTGGTCTTTAAGAACAATCGGCCGAAGCTGCTCGTGATCGATCTTGACACGGAGCCGCAGATCGATATGACGGAAGACGAGAAGATCGATTTCGTTGCAGCGCGGATCCTGCGCGAACACAAAGCTGCGTTTGAGGAGTTGGCAAAATGATCAAATTCTCAAAAGAAAAGGTCCTGCTCCTTCATAAACTGCTGGCAGAAGCAACCGGCGGAAGCGTCGGTGTGCGTGATGAGGGTTTGCTGGATTCTGCGTTGGAAAGCGCATTCTCCGGCTTCGGAGGTCAAGAATTCTATCCCAGCAAAGAGGAAAAAGGGGCAAGGCTCGGCTATACACTGATCTCTAACCATGCTTTTGTGGACGGCAACAAACGGATCGGCATCTATGTGATGCTCTCTTTTCTTGAAATGAACGGCATCAGAATTCGCTGCACAGACGAGGAATTGATCCATGTCGGGCTTTCTGTTGCAGACGGAAGCATGGGATATGAGGATCTGCTCAAATGGGTCAAAAATCACGAGGAATGATCCGAAAAAACCTTGACTTTTCGCCGCAAACGAAAGTCCGGGGCGGCTGTTTCCATCCGCCCCGGCTTCTTGTTGCCACGGGGGCTGCCCGCACAGGGCAGCCCCCTTCTTTCTTATATTCACTTACATTTCTTATATTCACTTACAGCATCACGGACCGGTCTGTGCCTCTTTCGCGCCGTCCTTTGAACGGCTTGAGAGCATACCTTCCCTTTTTTCCATTTCGACGATGTTTACTATCCATCTTGCGTATTTGAGCGCGTTGTCCTCATCGTCGCTGCCGCGCGCATCCGAAAACTTGTTGTAGATGCTCACGACCTCGTTTACCAAAAAAAGATATTCATATACGAACTCGGGCGCGACCGACGCCGCCGCAAGATCTTTGAGCGCCGCGTCAACTCGCTTTTGAGCCGCAAGTATGCTGTTGTCTCGGTCTATCATGATGTGTCTTCCTTCTTAAAATATGCTCGTTTTATTCTTTGGGGCTTATCGCGCGCGTTTTGTCCTCGTCAAGCGCTCTGTCTAAAAATGCCGAAAGCTCCATGGATCCAAGGTCGCCTAAATTGCGCGAGCGAACGGCCACCTTGCCCTCGGCTCTCTCTTTCTCGCCCACAATGACCATATACGGTATCCTCTCCATCTGGGCCTCGCGTATCTTATAGCCTATCTTTTCGTTGCGCTCGTCGAGCGTTACTCTCAGTCCCGCCGCTTCTATGGCCTTTTTCACCTCTGCCGCATAATCCGCAAAATGCTGCGATATGGGCATTACCCTTATCTGCTCCGGCGAAAGCCACAGCGGAAGCGAGCCCATGTATTTTTCTAAAAGCAGCGCTATCGTGCGCTCGTAGCAGCCTATCGAGGTGCGGTGTATGATGTAGGGGCGCTTCTTTTGACCGTCGCGGTCAACGTAGAAC encodes the following:
- a CDS encoding LysR family transcriptional regulator, with amino-acid sequence MYDPHLDVFLRVAELGSFSKAAAAGFITPSAVIKQINLLESDLGVRLFERTHRGLKLTKAGESLKADAPEIIKKSMEAAHNAVLAMEHETDIIRIGTSPMTPAWVLIELWPKLSVLLPKLKFQLVPFDNTPQNARMILKNLGENIDVVSGIFDERLLDYRECSGIELSREKLCVAFSVNHPLAAKKRLSLKDLYGEELMMLAPGSMGCMDELREYLKSRHPQIKIIDFPLYNTGVFNECENKGRLLITVERWKTVHPLLKTVRMGWKYDMSYGLLYSRSPDRKVTQFLNAIKEIT
- a CDS encoding DNA-3-methyladenine glycosylase 2 family protein, coding for MNDATLIKNAQNFDIKQIFECGQAFRFDPSPNGGYEGVAFGQYLHVTQSDEGVLIHAPKSEYDAIWRAYFDVDRDYQKIIDALSRDDDIMRAASAFGSGIRVLNQDTFECLISFIISQSNNIPRIKGIIERLCENFGEKIFAPDGRAFYTFPTLERLSEASTDDLGVIRAGFRAKYIKDALDKINAGDVDLSSLKTKDALEGREELKKINGVGDKVANCVLLFGAGKVDAFPVDTWIKKAILKFYGGRNFDPAMFAPYCGLAQQYLFYYARENKI
- a CDS encoding ArsB/NhaD family transporter, which produces MTTPQIIALVVFILVMAAIVSEKIHRAAAAIAGAIILIFFGIIDFNESLGFIDFNTLGVLIGMMTFVGVVKESGLFEFLAIKSAKIAKGKPWRIMVIFIIITAVLSALLDNVTTVLLIGPMTLTICAMLEINPVPFLMTQILASNVGGTATLIGDPPNIMIGSAANLSFGDFIVNLTPAVVVILVVFILIFKFMYGRKMKVTEEAMSSVMQLDEKKAIKDRPLFIKSVVMIVIVVAGFVLHGSIGVSSSVVALTAAAVMLIIGKQEVEHILCSIEWPTILFFVGLFVVVGGMEKVGIITALANFLMDATHGEMVVAMILIVIVSAVVSAILDNIPFVATMIPVIITMEASGMDVMPLWWALSLGACLGGNGTLIGASANVVLSGISKREGYPITFISFLKIGFPMMLVSVAIAAVYLVIRF
- a CDS encoding leucine-rich repeat domain-containing protein, which codes for MKKKALSLIVAIVMVITMLPVMGLAADTPPAVNITSISYADGAVSLAWQPQDGVDGYRVYRKTGSSKWTVILSATTATSYTDTTAEGGTTYSYTIRSYVGSTYSTGYNATAKTITVLEPPPTEGLIFDASTGTVTGVEDKSITTLVIPKMIDGAAVTRIGDYAFSDCTGLMSVTIPSTVASIGEFAFAWCESLTSVTIPEGVTSIGNNAFSDCTALTSVTIPSSVTSIGSSAFYGCSGLTSISVASGNTAYTSVNGVLFTKDKKTIVTYPAGKSGAYTIPSGVTSIGNGAFNGCNDLASVTIPSSVTKIGDYAFYTCDGLKDVYYTGTQSEWQSISIDSYNDPLTKATIHYNSAN
- a CDS encoding type II toxin-antitoxin system Phd/YefM family antitoxin — translated: MTIDTGAIVTATEANQNFSRVAKLAEKKGRVVVFKNNRPKLLVIDLDTEPQIDMTEDEKIDFVAARILREHKAAFEELAK
- a CDS encoding type II toxin-antitoxin system death-on-curing family toxin encodes the protein MIKFSKEKVLLLHKLLAEATGGSVGVRDEGLLDSALESAFSGFGGQEFYPSKEEKGARLGYTLISNHAFVDGNKRIGIYVMLSFLEMNGIRIRCTDEELIHVGLSVADGSMGYEDLLKWVKNHEE